In Geotalea uraniireducens, one genomic interval encodes:
- the hybB gene encoding Ni/Fe-hydrogenase cytochrome b subunit: MGSHHDEYQVQRGKILTKPFFVLLALVVIGFSLIAYRFFAGVGAVTGLSDGYPWGIWIAYDVATGTAFACGGYALALLIYIMNRWKYHPLIRSAILTSVFGYCLAGFSVMVDLGRYWNAYGFFLPQRWQGNSVMFEVALCVMSYSMVLIIEFLPAVLYTLEHSKWRRVREWANWLHPRLIPDTETLQSGLNAVSKVAGHVQIRLDKILIFFIVLGMTLPSMHQSSLGSMMIIAGDKLSPLWRTGFLPLLFLLNCIFIGYATVMFESILSSYGFKRKFEVHELAGIARIVPWIAGIWMTVRFGDLLWRQQLPNIFAFDLNSCFFLLEVALIGGGGFLLLSNKNRHSPRLLFVSAALLMLGGGLYRFNVYLIGFNPGPGWSYFPSTAEFLITAGIIALEILGYMVLVKIFPVMPNPKKHYEVEEQEALHPVGDAVPGNVYAGK, encoded by the coding sequence ATGGGATCCCATCATGACGAATATCAGGTCCAGCGCGGGAAGATCCTGACCAAGCCGTTTTTCGTCCTGCTCGCCCTGGTGGTGATCGGCTTCTCGCTGATCGCCTACCGCTTCTTCGCCGGCGTCGGGGCGGTAACCGGCCTCTCCGACGGCTACCCGTGGGGGATCTGGATCGCCTACGACGTTGCCACCGGCACCGCCTTCGCCTGCGGCGGCTATGCCCTGGCGCTGCTCATCTACATCATGAACCGCTGGAAGTACCATCCGCTGATCCGTTCCGCCATCCTGACCAGCGTCTTCGGTTACTGCCTGGCCGGCTTCTCGGTCATGGTCGACCTCGGCCGCTACTGGAACGCCTACGGCTTCTTCCTGCCGCAGCGCTGGCAGGGGAATTCGGTGATGTTCGAGGTCGCCCTCTGCGTCATGTCCTATTCGATGGTGCTGATCATCGAGTTCCTGCCGGCGGTGCTCTACACTCTGGAACACAGCAAGTGGCGGCGGGTGCGGGAATGGGCCAACTGGCTCCATCCCCGGCTGATCCCGGATACCGAGACCCTGCAAAGCGGGCTGAACGCCGTTAGCAAGGTCGCCGGCCATGTCCAGATTCGCCTCGACAAGATACTGATTTTCTTCATCGTCCTGGGGATGACCCTGCCGTCCATGCACCAGTCCTCGCTCGGCTCGATGATGATCATTGCCGGCGACAAGCTCTCGCCGCTTTGGCGGACCGGCTTCCTGCCGCTCTTGTTCCTGCTCAACTGCATTTTCATCGGCTACGCCACGGTTATGTTCGAGTCGATCCTCTCGTCCTACGGCTTCAAGCGCAAGTTCGAGGTCCACGAGCTGGCCGGGATCGCCCGGATCGTCCCCTGGATCGCCGGCATCTGGATGACCGTCCGTTTCGGCGATCTCCTCTGGCGGCAGCAGCTGCCGAACATCTTCGCCTTCGATCTCAACTCCTGCTTCTTCCTTCTGGAAGTGGCGCTGATCGGTGGCGGCGGGTTCCTCCTCCTCTCGAACAAGAACCGCCATTCGCCGCGGCTGCTCTTCGTCTCGGCGGCGCTCCTGATGCTCGGCGGCGGGCTTTACCGGTTCAACGTCTACCTGATCGGTTTCAACCCGGGCCCCGGCTGGTCCTACTTCCCGTCGACCGCCGAGTTCCTGATCACCGCCGGCATCATCGCCCTGGAAATCCTCGGCTACATGGTGCTGGTGAAGATCTTCCCGGTCATGCCGAATCCGAAGAAACATTACGAAGTCGAAGAGCAGGAAGCGCTGCATCCCGTCGGCGATGCCGTCCCCGGCAACGTGTATGCCGGCAAGTAA
- a CDS encoding nickel-dependent hydrogenase large subunit, which produces MSKRITLDPITRIEGHLRVDVEVNGGQVSKAWSSAQMWRGIEVILKGRDPQDAWSYAQRFCGVCTTVHAISSIRSVENALNVEVPLNAQYIRNIMIAQHSVQDHIVHFYHLSALDWVDIVSALKADPKKTASIAQSISDWPGNSEKEFKAVQDKLKKFVEGGQLGIFASGYWGHPAMKLPPEVNLLAVAHYLKALDYQRKAAQAVAILGGKNPHIQNLVVGGVATAVNMDNLATLNMERIAYLKELMTETRDFVQKVYYPDLVAIGSFYRDWFRHGAGVTNYLAVPEFAEDTRNTKFALNGGIIYNGDLATFKPINDHQDQALIQGITEGVAHAWYEGADSLHPWDGETKPEYTDFQENGKYSWCKSPRFNGKAMQVGPPAQILASYAAGNPLVKKVVDATNAKLGIGLKEYHSTMGRLVARGLRAHVMADLSLTYLDKLVDNIGKGDTAYANNTEIPSGEYKGVGFHEAPRGTLSHWMVIDKKKIKNYQAVVPSTWNASPRDEHGQPGPYEASLVGNPVAMADQPLEVLRTVHSFDPCIACAVHTIDPAGKEITKVKVL; this is translated from the coding sequence ATGTCTAAGAGAATAACCCTGGACCCTATTACCCGTATCGAGGGTCACCTGAGAGTCGATGTCGAAGTCAACGGCGGCCAGGTCAGCAAGGCCTGGTCATCGGCCCAGATGTGGCGCGGGATCGAAGTGATCCTCAAAGGGCGCGATCCGCAGGACGCCTGGTCCTATGCCCAGCGGTTCTGCGGCGTTTGCACCACCGTTCATGCCATCTCCTCGATCCGCTCGGTGGAGAACGCCCTCAACGTGGAAGTGCCGCTCAACGCCCAGTACATCCGCAACATCATGATCGCCCAGCACTCGGTACAGGACCACATCGTCCACTTCTATCACCTCTCCGCCCTCGACTGGGTCGACATCGTCTCGGCGCTGAAGGCCGACCCGAAGAAGACCGCCTCGATCGCTCAGAGCATCTCCGATTGGCCGGGGAACAGCGAGAAGGAGTTCAAGGCGGTGCAGGACAAGCTGAAGAAGTTCGTCGAAGGGGGCCAGCTCGGCATCTTCGCCTCCGGCTACTGGGGGCACCCGGCGATGAAACTGCCGCCCGAAGTCAACCTGCTGGCGGTGGCCCACTACCTGAAGGCCCTCGACTACCAGCGGAAGGCGGCCCAGGCGGTGGCCATCCTCGGCGGCAAGAACCCGCACATCCAGAACCTGGTGGTCGGCGGCGTCGCTACTGCGGTCAACATGGATAACCTCGCCACTCTCAACATGGAGCGGATCGCCTACCTGAAGGAGCTGATGACCGAAACCCGCGACTTCGTCCAGAAGGTCTACTACCCCGACCTGGTCGCCATCGGCTCTTTCTACCGCGACTGGTTCCGCCACGGCGCCGGGGTCACCAACTACCTGGCGGTGCCGGAATTCGCCGAGGATACCCGGAACACCAAGTTCGCCCTGAACGGCGGGATCATCTACAACGGCGACCTTGCCACCTTCAAGCCGATCAACGACCACCAGGACCAGGCCCTGATCCAGGGGATCACCGAAGGGGTCGCCCACGCCTGGTACGAAGGGGCGGACTCGCTCCACCCGTGGGACGGCGAGACCAAGCCCGAGTACACCGATTTCCAGGAGAACGGCAAATACAGCTGGTGCAAGTCGCCGCGCTTCAACGGCAAGGCGATGCAGGTCGGCCCGCCGGCCCAGATTCTCGCCTCCTACGCCGCCGGCAACCCGCTGGTCAAGAAGGTGGTCGACGCCACCAACGCCAAGCTCGGCATCGGCCTCAAGGAGTACCACTCCACCATGGGCCGGCTCGTGGCCCGCGGCCTGCGTGCCCACGTCATGGCCGACCTGTCGCTGACCTACCTCGACAAGCTGGTCGACAACATCGGCAAGGGGGACACCGCCTACGCCAACAACACCGAGATCCCGAGCGGCGAGTACAAGGGGGTCGGCTTCCATGAGGCGCCCCGCGGCACCCTGTCCCACTGGATGGTGATCGACAAGAAGAAGATCAAGAACTACCAGGCGGTGGTCCCCTCCACCTGGAATGCGTCGCCGCGCGACGAACATGGCCAGCCCGGTCCCTACGAGGCGAGCCTGGTCGGCAACCCGGTGGCGATGGCCGACCAGCCCCTCGAAGTGCTCCGGACGGTCCACTCCTTCGACCCGTGCATCGCCTGCGCCGTCCATACCATCGATCCGGCCGGCAAGGAAATCACCAAGGTGAAGGTCCTGTAG
- a CDS encoding HyaD/HybD family hydrogenase maturation endopeptidase, with product MKTLIFGAGNLILSDEGFGVHCINYLAERYQFPEEIELYDGGTLGIMVTHKIEEAERVFIVDTVDTAGEPGDIFRYEKDDIMLNRLPVKLSPHQIGIQEMLFISELRGGCPANVSLVGVIPATLDPGNELSPPLCDKLPRVAGLIVDELRGLGYEIREKQQNVLH from the coding sequence ATGAAAACCCTGATTTTCGGCGCCGGCAACCTGATCCTCTCCGACGAGGGGTTCGGCGTCCACTGCATCAACTATCTGGCCGAGCGGTACCAGTTCCCCGAGGAGATCGAGCTGTACGACGGCGGCACCCTGGGCATCATGGTCACCCACAAGATCGAGGAGGCCGAGCGGGTCTTCATCGTCGATACCGTCGATACCGCCGGCGAACCGGGCGATATCTTCCGCTACGAGAAAGACGACATCATGCTCAACCGGCTGCCGGTCAAACTGTCGCCGCACCAGATCGGCATCCAGGAGATGCTCTTCATCAGCGAGTTGCGGGGCGGTTGCCCGGCCAACGTCAGCCTGGTCGGGGTGATCCCGGCGACCCTCGATCCGGGGAACGAACTCTCGCCGCCGTTGTGCGACAAGCTGCCCCGGGTGGCCGGGCTGATCGTCGACGAGTTGCGGGGGCTGGGTTACGAGATCCGCGAGAAACAGCAGAACGTGCTCCACTGA
- the tatA gene encoding twin-arginine translocase TatA/TatE family subunit: MFGFGMPEMIIVLVIALVVVGPSKLPQLGQSLGTSIKNFKKGMNEDDVKIIEKTKEA, encoded by the coding sequence ATGTTTGGATTTGGCATGCCTGAAATGATAATCGTCCTGGTGATTGCCCTGGTGGTGGTCGGACCGTCCAAGCTTCCCCAGCTCGGCCAGTCCCTTGGCACCAGCATCAAGAACTTCAAGAAGGGGATGAACGAGGACGACGTCAAAATCATCGAGAAGACCAAGGAAGCGTAA
- a CDS encoding response regulator: protein MPRKIVLICDDEEGMLRYLKKMLEALGLAVETFADGTSLLRRLAGGEPGDASLLLQDMRLPDGDGLQFLRRVKELRPALPVVMMTAYACNDVACAAYDGGASHFLPKPFSRETIVGVIRTTIGDADH, encoded by the coding sequence ATGCCACGGAAGATCGTCCTGATCTGCGACGATGAGGAAGGAATGCTCCGCTACCTGAAAAAGATGCTTGAAGCGCTCGGCCTGGCGGTCGAGACCTTTGCCGACGGGACCAGCCTGCTGCGGCGGCTCGCCGGCGGCGAGCCGGGCGATGCCAGCCTGCTCCTCCAGGATATGCGGCTGCCCGACGGTGACGGGCTGCAGTTCCTCCGCCGGGTCAAGGAGCTGCGCCCCGCCCTGCCGGTGGTGATGATGACCGCCTACGCCTGCAACGACGTCGCCTGCGCCGCTTACGACGGCGGCGCCAGTCACTTCCTGCCAAAGCCGTTCAGCCGCGAAACGATCGTCGGGGTGATCCGGACGACCATCGGCGACGCCGATCACTGA
- a CDS encoding OmpH family outer membrane protein, producing MKNIRTALLPTVCALALITAAPVLAADQSAAPPAPAATPAPEAAKPAPPSATPTAPAVAPAATATPATVPPAGHAVIVGYVDMAKIGGESKPGKAAMQQMKDKTEKIRAQITGREKKLEKLKEEIRAQLPSLSPKEREAKARGFQKKIEEYQKFVQNAEKEMRAKDRELTAAILKSVEKIVEAYGKANGLAVVLPKQELLYLGDGVELKDITDAVLKKLNETAPAK from the coding sequence ATGAAAAACATCCGCACCGCTTTGTTGCCAACCGTTTGCGCCCTGGCGCTCATCACCGCCGCGCCGGTGCTGGCCGCCGACCAGTCCGCCGCTCCGCCGGCACCGGCCGCGACCCCGGCGCCGGAAGCCGCCAAGCCGGCCCCGCCTAGCGCCACACCGACCGCCCCCGCCGTCGCGCCGGCCGCGACCGCCACGCCGGCGACCGTGCCGCCGGCCGGTCACGCCGTCATCGTCGGCTACGTCGACATGGCGAAGATCGGCGGCGAATCCAAGCCCGGCAAGGCTGCGATGCAGCAGATGAAAGATAAGACCGAGAAAATCCGCGCCCAGATCACCGGCCGGGAGAAGAAGCTGGAAAAACTCAAGGAAGAGATCAGGGCCCAACTTCCGTCCCTGTCGCCGAAGGAGCGGGAAGCCAAGGCGCGCGGTTTCCAGAAGAAGATCGAGGAGTACCAGAAATTCGTCCAGAATGCCGAAAAAGAGATGCGGGCCAAAGACCGGGAGTTGACCGCCGCCATCCTCAAGTCGGTGGAAAAGATTGTCGAAGCCTATGGCAAAGCCAACGGCCTGGCGGTGGTCCTGCCGAAACAGGAACTGCTCTACCTCGGCGACGGGGTGGAACTCAAGGACATTACCGACGCGGTCCTGAAGAAACTTAACGAAACCGCGCCCGCCAAATAG
- a CDS encoding TetR/AcrR family transcriptional regulator translates to MKGDEAVARERIVGRASEEFFSRGFARVSMDELARQLRMSKKTIYRYFPTKDDLIRAVFRAKTARIHQLFQETVASRADFADKLYRLWIAAGKELTELGQQFQADLRAFTPALARELETFRREEINRNFHLLIEHGIAEGALRRDINVEVLVQIYISAIMGVITPETLATLSVSIDQAFRTILDVIFDGILADGARPGFRTQLRDAAPRA, encoded by the coding sequence ATGAAAGGTGATGAAGCCGTGGCCCGCGAGCGGATCGTCGGCCGGGCCAGCGAGGAGTTTTTCAGCCGCGGCTTTGCCCGGGTCAGCATGGACGAACTGGCCCGGCAGCTGCGGATGAGCAAGAAGACGATCTACCGGTATTTCCCGACCAAGGATGACCTGATCCGGGCGGTGTTCCGGGCGAAGACGGCGCGGATTCACCAGCTGTTCCAGGAGACGGTGGCCAGCCGGGCCGATTTCGCCGACAAGCTCTACCGGCTCTGGATTGCCGCGGGGAAGGAGCTGACGGAGCTCGGGCAGCAGTTCCAGGCCGATCTGCGCGCCTTCACTCCTGCCCTCGCCCGCGAGCTGGAAACGTTCCGCCGGGAGGAGATCAACCGGAACTTTCACCTGCTGATCGAACACGGCATCGCCGAGGGGGCGTTGCGCCGGGACATCAACGTCGAGGTGCTGGTGCAGATCTACATCAGCGCCATCATGGGGGTCATCACCCCCGAAACACTCGCCACCCTGTCGGTGAGCATCGATCAGGCGTTCCGGACGATCCTCGACGTAATCTTCGACGGCATCCTGGCCGACGGCGCGCGGCCCGGCTTCCGGACGCAGCTGCGGGACGCCGCGCCCCGTGCCTAG
- a CDS encoding EAL domain-containing protein — translation MLRRPILIIVLVLLAGSWAFPPRSAARPTPAGETVVLQLPWPYQFSAAGFVAAAEKGFYAREGLNVVIREGLPGRPVSQVMAGHAQYGVSTSALLYYRVTGKPLVVVAPLFQKSPFVIVSLRESGITKPHDLAGRRIMTGTPETSAEALAMLHNEGISPVLVRRIPRPGTIDDLTSGRADAIVACQVNELPAIDRERSRFNIITPGHYGIDFYGNVIFTSHQELKEHPERVAAFRRASIAGWEYALNHPDELIERLVRRASTERGRDRAYLARQAMIIKQLTLHDIVELGHNNPDRWRHIGDTYASLGMISPDHSLTGFLYDPNPPRFSWNHWGVRLAASICVLVLSAALVMLVTNKRLAREVGERRRAEDELARYRNHLEELVEERTNALMEKSEELVNAISERRQIKAKLLQNEKRLTRLSQYDPLTGLPNRLLLRDRLEHAIERSSRSGKTVALLFMDLDRFKKINETLGHEAGDRLLREMARRLKSFVRRSDTLGRFGGDEFILVLEQIEDFRFIAVMARKTLESLAAETQLDGQQLFVTASIGISVYPVDGSDAETLLKCADTAMYRAKGLGGNCYQLYEHRMNARAHELLVMESSLHKSLRAGELRLFYQPQVDLATGELIGMEALLRWQHPTRGLVLPGEIIPIAEDCGLIVPIGEWVLRTACRQLKELQQHCGTAVPVAVNVSSRQFVKTDLVDTIARTLHETGLPPRLLEIEITESMIMHDLDAALAILSELRRMGVRIAIDDFGTGYSSLSHLKHLPISRLKIDRSFVRDVATNANDAAITGAVIFLARTMGLEVIAEGVENAAQLDFLMRNGCILGQGYLFSPPLPVDELVTFIHGRCDSAATALAVLQAFADGRLAAGNEEWDGQG, via the coding sequence ATGCTGCGCCGCCCCATTCTCATTATCGTCCTCGTCCTCCTGGCCGGAAGCTGGGCTTTTCCGCCCCGGTCGGCCGCCCGGCCAACCCCGGCCGGCGAGACGGTCGTCCTCCAGCTGCCGTGGCCGTACCAGTTCAGCGCCGCCGGCTTCGTCGCCGCCGCGGAGAAGGGGTTCTACGCCCGGGAGGGGCTGAACGTCGTCATCCGCGAAGGGCTGCCCGGCCGGCCGGTGAGCCAGGTAATGGCCGGCCACGCCCAATACGGCGTCTCCACCTCGGCGCTCCTCTATTACCGGGTCACCGGCAAGCCGCTGGTGGTGGTTGCCCCGCTCTTCCAGAAATCCCCCTTCGTCATCGTCTCCCTGCGCGAGTCAGGCATCACCAAACCGCACGACCTGGCGGGACGGCGGATCATGACCGGCACCCCGGAAACTTCCGCCGAAGCCCTGGCCATGCTCCATAATGAAGGAATCTCCCCGGTACTGGTCCGGCGCATCCCCCGTCCCGGCACCATCGACGACCTGACCAGCGGCCGGGCCGACGCCATTGTCGCCTGCCAGGTCAATGAACTCCCCGCCATCGACCGGGAGCGAAGCCGCTTCAACATCATCACCCCCGGCCACTACGGGATCGACTTCTACGGCAACGTCATCTTCACCTCCCACCAGGAGCTGAAAGAGCATCCGGAGCGGGTCGCCGCCTTTCGCCGGGCAAGCATCGCCGGTTGGGAATACGCCCTCAACCACCCCGACGAACTGATCGAACGGCTGGTCCGGCGAGCCAGCACCGAACGGGGCCGGGACCGGGCGTACCTCGCCCGCCAGGCCATGATTATCAAGCAGCTGACACTCCATGACATCGTCGAGCTCGGGCACAACAACCCGGACCGTTGGCGGCACATCGGCGACACCTACGCGAGCCTCGGCATGATCTCGCCCGACCATTCGCTGACCGGCTTCCTCTACGACCCCAACCCGCCCCGCTTTTCCTGGAACCACTGGGGGGTCCGGCTGGCGGCATCGATCTGCGTGCTGGTCCTCTCCGCCGCCCTGGTGATGCTGGTGACCAACAAACGACTGGCCCGGGAGGTGGGGGAACGACGGCGGGCGGAAGACGAGCTGGCCCGCTACCGCAACCACCTGGAGGAACTGGTCGAAGAGCGAACCAACGCGTTGATGGAGAAGAGCGAGGAACTGGTCAACGCAATCAGCGAACGGCGCCAGATCAAGGCCAAGCTGCTGCAGAACGAGAAGCGGCTGACCCGTCTCTCCCAATACGACCCGTTGACCGGCCTGCCGAACCGGCTGTTGCTCAGAGACCGGCTGGAACACGCCATCGAGCGGAGCAGCCGCTCCGGCAAGACCGTCGCCCTCCTCTTCATGGACCTGGACCGTTTCAAGAAGATCAACGAAACGCTCGGCCACGAGGCCGGCGACCGGCTGCTCCGGGAAATGGCCAGGCGACTGAAGTCGTTCGTCCGCCGTTCCGACACCCTCGGCCGGTTCGGCGGCGACGAGTTCATCCTGGTCCTCGAACAGATCGAGGATTTCCGTTTCATCGCCGTGATGGCGCGGAAGACGCTCGAAAGCCTGGCGGCCGAAACCCAGCTCGACGGCCAGCAGCTGTTCGTTACCGCCAGCATCGGCATCAGCGTCTATCCGGTGGACGGCAGCGACGCCGAGACGCTCCTCAAGTGCGCCGACACCGCCATGTACCGGGCCAAGGGGCTGGGCGGAAACTGTTACCAGCTCTACGAGCACCGGATGAACGCCCGGGCCCACGAACTGCTGGTGATGGAGAGCTCGTTGCACAAATCGCTCAGGGCGGGCGAACTGCGGCTCTTCTACCAGCCCCAGGTCGACCTGGCCACCGGTGAGCTGATCGGCATGGAGGCGCTGCTCCGCTGGCAGCACCCGACACGGGGGTTGGTCCTTCCCGGCGAAATCATCCCGATCGCCGAGGACTGCGGCCTGATCGTGCCGATCGGCGAATGGGTGCTGCGCACCGCCTGCCGCCAGCTGAAAGAGCTGCAGCAGCACTGCGGGACGGCAGTGCCGGTAGCGGTGAACGTTTCGAGCCGCCAGTTCGTCAAGACCGACCTAGTCGACACCATCGCCCGGACTCTTCACGAGACCGGCCTCCCCCCCCGGCTGCTGGAGATCGAGATCACCGAAAGCATGATCATGCACGATCTCGACGCCGCCCTGGCGATCCTCAGCGAGCTGCGGCGGATGGGGGTGCGGATCGCCATCGACGACTTCGGCACCGGCTATTCGTCGCTCAGCCACCTCAAGCACCTGCCGATCTCCCGGCTAAAGATCGACCGCTCCTTCGTCCGGGACGTGGCGACCAACGCCAACGACGCGGCGATCACCGGCGCGGTGATCTTCCTCGCCCGAACCATGGGGCTGGAAGTAATCGCCGAGGGGGTCGAAAACGCGGCACAGCTCGACTTCCTGATGCGCAACGGCTGCATTCTCGGCCAGGGGTACCTGTTCTCCCCGCCGCTGCCGGTGGATGAACTGGTAACCTTCATCCACGGCAGGTGCGACAGCGCGGCGACGGCCCTCGCCGTCCTGCAGGCCTTCGCCGACGGCCGGCTGGCTGCGGGCAATGAAGAGTGGGATGGTCAGGGTTGA
- a CDS encoding chloride channel protein, which translates to MPPAAKPCKPLSTLGLIALSVLVGVIASLGAVLFRALIALFHNLLFLGSFSFSYDANIHTPASPWGPLVILVPVIGAACVAFLVSRFAPETRGHGVPEVMDAIYYNKGFIRPVVAVIKSLASALSIGSGGSVGREGPIIQIGSAFGSTIAQLLELPVWQRITMIAAGAGGGIAATFNTPLGGVLFAMEILLHEVSVKTLVPVAIATATATYVGRLFFGVHPSFVIPAFEVPYFHLTNPLVLLTYLGLGLLAGAMSAVYIRSIYDCEDLFARLVPNNYYLRHMLGMLPVGILLYLLLLTTGHYYVEGVGYSTVQSILIGDLNRPGLLVILFVLKLLATALALGSGASGGIFSPALFLGATMGGAYGVILHYFLPGLEISPPAFAVAGMAGMVGGSTGAAIAAIVMVLEMTLDYSVAIPITLTVAISYAVRTILCRESIYTLKLARRGHFMPEAFHTNVHRLQRAREVMERRLLPVAAAANLVQFARLTAEHPAVDWYLVTDGETVTGIVAKESALEVLCRAGLRTTMADLVQQDYIVIGGQATLFDVMARMRAAGASVALVTDPGTPLTVDRVRGIIGKQRIADVVAGTFEFFSEEESDECRIELPGRPPR; encoded by the coding sequence ATGCCCCCTGCCGCCAAGCCCTGCAAACCGCTCAGCACCCTGGGCCTGATCGCCCTGTCGGTGCTGGTCGGCGTGATCGCCAGCCTCGGCGCGGTCCTTTTCCGGGCGCTGATCGCCCTGTTCCACAATCTGCTGTTCCTCGGCAGCTTCTCCTTCAGTTACGATGCCAACATCCACACCCCGGCCAGCCCCTGGGGACCGCTGGTGATCCTCGTCCCGGTGATCGGCGCCGCCTGCGTCGCCTTCCTGGTCAGCCGCTTCGCCCCGGAAACACGCGGGCACGGCGTCCCGGAGGTGATGGACGCCATCTACTACAACAAAGGGTTCATCCGGCCGGTGGTGGCGGTGATCAAGTCGCTCGCCTCGGCGCTGTCGATCGGCAGCGGCGGCTCGGTAGGACGCGAAGGGCCGATCATCCAGATCGGCTCGGCCTTCGGCTCGACCATCGCCCAGCTGCTCGAACTGCCGGTCTGGCAGCGGATCACCATGATCGCCGCCGGCGCCGGCGGCGGGATCGCCGCCACCTTCAACACCCCGCTCGGCGGGGTGCTGTTCGCCATGGAAATACTGCTCCACGAGGTGAGCGTCAAGACGCTGGTGCCGGTCGCCATCGCCACCGCCACCGCCACCTATGTCGGCCGGCTCTTCTTCGGCGTCCACCCCTCCTTCGTCATCCCGGCCTTCGAGGTCCCCTATTTCCACCTCACCAACCCGCTGGTGCTCCTGACCTATCTCGGGCTGGGACTGCTGGCGGGGGCGATGTCCGCCGTCTACATCCGTTCGATCTACGACTGCGAGGACCTTTTCGCCCGGCTGGTCCCCAACAACTACTACCTCCGGCACATGCTCGGCATGCTGCCGGTCGGCATCCTCCTCTACCTGCTGCTCCTCACCACCGGCCACTACTACGTCGAAGGGGTCGGCTACTCGACGGTCCAGTCGATCCTGATCGGCGACCTCAACCGCCCGGGGCTGCTGGTGATACTCTTCGTGCTCAAGCTCCTCGCCACCGCCCTGGCCCTCGGCTCGGGGGCCTCCGGCGGGATCTTCTCGCCGGCCCTGTTTCTCGGCGCAACGATGGGGGGCGCCTACGGGGTGATCCTGCACTACTTCCTACCGGGACTGGAGATCAGCCCGCCCGCCTTCGCCGTCGCCGGCATGGCGGGGATGGTCGGCGGCTCCACCGGCGCCGCCATCGCCGCGATCGTCATGGTGCTGGAAATGACCCTCGACTACAGCGTCGCCATCCCGATCACCCTCACCGTCGCCATCAGCTACGCGGTCCGGACGATACTCTGCCGGGAGAGCATTTACACCCTCAAACTGGCCCGCCGCGGCCACTTCATGCCGGAAGCGTTCCACACCAACGTCCACCGCCTGCAGCGCGCCCGGGAAGTGATGGAGCGGCGGCTGCTCCCCGTCGCCGCCGCCGCCAACCTGGTCCAGTTCGCCCGCCTCACCGCCGAGCATCCGGCGGTCGACTGGTACCTGGTGACCGACGGCGAGACGGTGACCGGCATCGTCGCCAAGGAATCGGCCCTCGAAGTGCTCTGCCGGGCCGGGCTGCGGACGACCATGGCCGACCTGGTCCAGCAGGACTATATCGTCATCGGCGGCCAGGCGACCCTCTTCGACGTGATGGCCCGGATGCGCGCCGCCGGCGCCTCGGTGGCGCTGGTGACCGACCCGGGAACGCCGCTGACCGTGGACCGGGTGCGAGGGATCATCGGCAAGCAGCGGATTGCCGACGTCGTAGCCGGCACCTTCGAGTTCTTCTCCGAGGAGGAGAGCGACGAGTGCCGGATCGAACTTCCCGGCCGGCCGCCCCGCTAA